TGTGATAGAAATCCTGATCAGACATCTGTGATGTGCACATTTCAGTCAATAAAATACTGAGGTTTCTTATTATTTAAGACATTCCTGAATGTTGCTGCTATGTTTTAAGCAATTTGGAGTTTTTTAGGTCTTTCTTAGCTGCTGCTGAGAGGGGTTTGATTAAAATATTGTGAGAAAAGTTTGCTTTATCTCTCCTAACACCTTGGCACTTTTTATGGGTTTAATACACCTGGTGATTTATTTCATGATAAGGAAAAGTTAGCATCAGTTTGCATTGTGTGATAAATTCCCAATAACGTAGAAATAACATTATAGGTCAGAAAACGTTGTAATATTAAAAGTCaggacattttattacattacttACAGTGGTCATGCTAGTAGTTTATTACGTTTTTGTTACAATTTTAATCAAATTCAGTGcaaatttcattacattttcaggaaattattacattttatcacAACAAATAATCAGTTTGCTGAAGTATCACTGATTGTGTTTCGCACACATTAAGCTTTAAACACAAGGTGCAAGATAAATAACACCTAAATAACTATAATGATTAGagacattattaataattaatttaacaaaacCACATCGACATGAATGACAGCCAATGATTGTAAACAGCAGATTTCATAACAAGCACTCCCACCCTGCTGGCTAACGCTAGCAGCTTACTTTAGCTGCtaagctaacagctaacaggcTAACTGGCTGCAGGGCGTcgttatttccattttaaaaacattttaacacatgAGAGGTGATACTCACGGTTCAGGATATCCTGGTCGCGGTGAAGAAAGAGATAAACACGGGGCATAAAAGGTTTGTCCCTCGAAACGGGCCCTTAGATGTTGGCTAGCCAGCGAGGCTAGCGACGGCTAACACAGGCTAACTGACTGCTAGCTTCGTTGGGCTAGCACCGtgcccaaaaacacaaaacccgCGCGTTTATTAAAACTCTGCGCATGCAGGGCTGGAGGCGTGTCACGAAATCTCCCACGAACGAACATaaactgtgaataaaaacaTCGATCGGAGACGTTAAAGGCCTCGTTTTAAATGGCgactctgtgtctctctgccttGTTTACAGTCCAACAGTCGCAGTGACTCTGCAACAACGCGCAGCGCCGCTGACGTCACCGCCCCAAAAACTCCGCTGACGTCACCATGCTGTTTGCACGCAAGTTagaaaaaatcaaagttttacTTTCATGGAGCTCTAATTATAATGACGTAAcgtgtttttaacattaataatTAACAGTTTCAGCGCGATGAATGGGAGCGGATTATTACGTCACTGTTATATAACAGACACCCCGACAGCCctgtgctcctcctcctcctgctgctcttcctgctgctcctcctcctcctcctgctgctcttcctgctgctcctcctgctcccctcgtgctgctcctcctcctgctgctcctcctcctcctcctgctgctgctcctcctcctcctcctcctcctgctgctcctcctgctcccctcgtgctgctcctcctcctgctgctcctgctgctcctcctacTCCTGTcactcctcctgctcctgctgctcctcctcctcctgttgctCCTCCTCTTGCCgctgcttctcctcctgctactgctcctcctgctgcttctgctactgctcctcctgctgcttctgccactgctgctcctcctgctcctcctcctgctccttctgctcctgctgctcctgcaggcACACTAAACAAGATGCCTattgagtgaaaataaaaataacggcaaaaaaaataaatgaatatagaatgataaaaaatacaacaatttaaaggatatttaaaaaggacagtaataatatgaaaaagtaaaaagaacaacaatttaaaatatgtacacTATAACCCTATATGCTTccagttaaaataataataataataataataataataataataataataataataataataataataaataaatagcttcAGAGGCATTTCATAAGATAATGAGCTAAGAAGCAAAGAAACACAGCTCACTTCTCTGTTCCAGTTTATTCATAATTAAGATTCAAAACAAGGAggaattaacaaataaaatgaaaaaatgaaaacactaagACAACGTGAAAACAAGATGATTtatctaaatgaaaataaattattattatttattattattattattattattatttattatttttatttttatttatttatttatttatttatttaagtttatgcACCGCCTCTATTTTTGTGGGATTAATAAagatttgtcttattttatttatttattttttaatattttgtttacgTTCATACAACGTTAGcacatattttttgaaaattaaatctctgtttattttattcattcatcaattttattttattttatttttaccttctTCTGTGCACTGTTGCAACAATTATCTTGAATCTTGATTCAATCTATTATTAATCTGTTTCATAATTGTACATCATTGCAACAATAATTATGTTTAATCTATGCACTTGAAATTTCTAAGTTTTCTTGATccattgattttattgtttattttattttatttacttgcaCATTGTTGCATCAATTATTACggtcaaaaatatacatttaaaaagaaatcaaatctgtgtttattcaattaattgattttattgtttatttttatattattctattttattttatttacttccaTGCATCAGGATCACCTCATCGTGATCATGGTTAatatataaaactaaaaaaaaaatcaaatctctgcttgattcattcattgatttattttattattattaagcagtttttggtttgatttatgtcttacttttcctttttctctgtcctGTGTTTCAATCATGATTCAATCACAGCTGTTATttacttttaactgttttaatataaaacaaagttttaattttaccttttttctagAAAGAGAAAACGCTTTACGAGCAGCGGTGGACCAATCAGACGGCGCCAACTGGACGTTGTTCCCGGAATGTTCCGCCTTCGTCCAATCAGAACAAAATGCGTGGAGGGGAACGGAAAGAGTCGCGCCTCTCGACCAATCAGGCGCCGACACGGTGTGACGTAGCACCGGAAAGCCCGTGGAGTCAGGACCAGTTTGCGTGCTCACTTTACCGGCGTCTGTAGCGACTCATGAGCGTGAACCCCGCACGGAGCCAGGTGTTTCCCCGGTAAAGGTAACGATCGCGTGAGTTATTTCGGCCGAAATGTTGAGTTTAAGCGGGCTGTCGGTGGCTCTCGCGCTCGCTCTGGTGCCCGGTCCCGGTGAGGCGCTGAATGAGGGAGAGTGTGAAggtaagctgtgtgtgtgtgtgtgtgtgtgtgtgtgtgtgtgtgtgtgtgtgtgtgtgtgtgtgtgtgtgtgtgctagctGCTGTTAGCATCAGCTGGACGGTAACTTTTACATCAAAAATCACAGAAGCAGAAATGTCTCTAACAGCGTGACTCCTGCGAGGCGCGGAGAGGATTTTTAACGGTGGTGCGAAAAAAAGATGTGATGCTCACAGATAAACAGAcagtattattaaaaaagataatatattCTTACAAAATTGCAAGATGCTACTTAGAGTAATTGTTTTGGCATCAAATACTGGAGCTGGAATTAAAAAATCCTGAGATCAGCCACCACCAACAGACACACCTGAGCCAAGAAAACACAGATTACAATTattgtgatttaatttttttaaatgaatatattcaCTATGATCATTGTTTCaatgatacaaataaataaataaattaaaatataacgattatttataataatacatttttaaaaagtcagcaaATCAAAAAAGTAATCAGAGACTGGATttttatctatctgtctatctatatatatatatatatatatatatatatatatatatatatatatatatatatataatgatcaTCTTTGCAAGAGTGCATggaaataaatatcaaattaaaaaaacattcagggatttaaaaaaaaaaaaattgatcagTCATTGtcaatgaaagtaaataaaatggactaaaaatgttttaaaaatcaatcaataaatcatgaaacatttgacatttgatttctttttaaatgtatgtgtttttatgtatatatatgtgtgtgtgtgtgtgtgtatatgtatatatatatgtgtgtgtgtgtgtgtgtgtgtgtatatgtatatatatatatagatatagatatacatatatacaccaGGATAATCTTTGCAACAACATATggaagtacatttttaaaaaaatcaatgaattaaTCAAAACGCTATTTTGAAACACCTTTACACATCCACGTGTTTGTCGCGACACTGTTGTCTTTGGGTGGACGTCTCATTTGGCCTGACGGGGATAAGAAAGACAAACAGTATTTGTGTGATTTACAATCAAACAATATTTCAGTTTCCACGTCGAATCCTTCACAGTAGCTGCCTCTGAAAAGTCTTTTAatctgtgttttcctttttgtttcagtgtgtgtttcctttCTGGGGAAGTTTTACCAGTCGCTAAAGGACAACAACGTAGAGTTCAAGGCCGCAGACATCGAGAAATCCCTCCTAAAGAGCTGCAAAGATGCAAAAGGCAAAGAAAACCGCTTTGTAAGTAAAATACACTGTGACGTTTCGACTGTAGATCTGCAGACTGACAGTCGTCACGTCTATGTcaaattagatgttttttttactgaactgATCTTTATGTTAATTCAATCAAGgacaaaaatgaatgatgaaatatttaatgtttaatgtctATTTAATTTCTGTGCTACAATAATTGTGGCCAAAATATCatgttctgtatttatttattatgaatatattgaCCATGATCATTGTTGCAATGATGCATGAAAGTAAACAATCAAATCTAATAATAGAAAACAACAAGACAGTAAACAGAGAATAGATGTTTAgatgtaaaattataaaaatccATTAATGAATcatgtgtatatacatatgtatatgtcCTGATAATGGGATTTATGACGTCATACCGATAATTCCgataataacatttttggccAATAAATAGAACCAATCATAATAAGCATAAATTGCTTTTATTTCGcccgtgttgccatggtttcgctCCGGCAGtcccacacacactgcattatgctgcgtgtcaaactgctgctgctcgaTCAGTCCACAACATGTCATCAGTCAGCGgcgatgttttaaaaaaacgcaacaggagaaacattCAGCGACTTATTCAGATCATCAgtgaacaaggaggaaatatacgATAATAATTCTCTGCGTTAGCGTTAGCGCCCTTTCTTCATGTTCTGCctttaaattaagaaatgaaGAAGTAAAGAGAGATAATCATAAACTCAGCGCCCCTGATGTTTCTCATCATTGACCTGCTGACCTGCTGACAAAGACGGGGACGAGTTTCTGATGCTGACTGATCTGCTCCTCTTATTGTCCaacggtgtctccgaatgtccgctccatgtctctgccggtgtccgctccgctcttattctccgccggtgtctccaaatgtccgcTCCATGTCTCCGCTGTTGTAAGtggctgcccccccccccctccgcTCCCTTTGTGTGGGAGGGGGGCATGGtgaggggacatgatgagaggacacgctggacgCGGTCTGAGTCCAGGTGTTGTGAGTCTCGgttctgctgaaagaataaactgatgtcTGGTGTTTggtgtaaatgtgcagagatcacagcagagccgtcacttagggacggttctgtagctgctgcttcctgacagtttggggaaCGTTCCTCTCTGTAGATCCACTagaactcaaacacaatattattttctgcatcatttttgaTGGTATCTTATCGGCCACAAGAAGCTGGAAATCATCGGTTTATCAGTATCGGTTGACATAATCGATAATCCCTCGTGCTATTTATAACCAGCTTTAATGACAATGATCGCCCCTTCATCAAGTCAAACTCATCGTCCTAATTTTTATTTGCAGGATGTTTTTGGTTCTTAAAAGTGCGGTTTAATCGTCTGACTCTCATCTCTAAGTCGGTGTGAGTTTGTGGTTAAAATGTTGGCGTGCTCGGCAGTTTTGGACAGTTTTAGTGAAGACGTCTCTGTCCGCACGTTATCTCCACATGACTTTTTACTAAAACTCTGGCAGGACTGAAGCTGGAAAACATGAAGCTGACCAGAATTTAAGGAAACTGAGGAAAACTGAGAGACCCTTTATACATCATTAACCCTATAAAAACCAGTCAAATGACATTTCTTTCTCCCCTTTCAACGTGTTTAGTGTTATTACATCGGAGCAACAAGCGACGCAGCCACCAAGATCATCAACGAGGTGTCCAAACCGCTCAGCTACCACGTCCCCGTGGACAAGATCTGTGGCAAACTGAAGAAGAAGGACAGTCAGATCTGTGAACTCAAATACGgtaaatactttttctttattataagAACTCTCACGACcacattttcaatatttgtCTGCCCGAACCGTACATGCGCTACATATAAACCTTGATTTTATCACCTCATTTTCAGGAAAGagtacataaataaagacattaaagaAACGATTTAAATCAATCATTGTAAATAACATGatacatatatttaaagaaaatcataaagaataataaagcaatataatacaataatgaaACAGTTAAACAGGTTAAAAACAGGCACCGGTTGAGTCAGGATTTGGATTTTTGAACTGGCCCAGTGGTTTCAGAGTTTCAAGCTGCAGTTCGTTTCATGTTTTCGGTGCAAAGAATCTAAAAGCGCTTGTTCCCAAATCGGTGTTTGTTTAGGGAACCTGTAGCACTAAACAAGTCCGGTGAGCGTGTGTGATATGTTCCAACTTTCTGGCCTATAAGTGACGTCAAAAGAGGGCAATTTTTAATAATCTCTTTATAGAGAAATCAAAACCAATGCTGGTTTCTTCTAATGGAAATGGGAGACCAACCTGcctctgggattttgggacattttctttaattttaggacatttctcagattttaggacatctgtaGGGCTTTTGaacattactaggattttaggacatttcttggattttagggcctttcttttaaattttaggacatttctcagattttaggacattagtgtcttatctaggacctctgtcggggtgtgggggatcctcctctggcacttttttggatCAACAatctctatgttgatgctgttttatgtctctgacaccttatggagactgaaaggacaaaaaccattcccactgtgaatcaccatatttttgttttattgagtatcactgcactGGAGATAAAAGTCCACTGGGCCCCTATCTAAGGATTAAAGAAGCCAGtttcttattttgtgtcttttttttgtttccggTGTAGACAAACAGCTGGACCTGACCACAGTGGACCTGAAAAAGCTTAAAGTGAAGGACCTGAAGAAGATCCTGGAGGAGTGGGGCGAGTCCTGCAAAGGCTGCGCCGAAAAGACCGACTTCATCCGCAAAATCACGGAGCTCATGCCCAAGTACGCTCCCGCAGCCGCCAGAGCACGGACAGATCTGTAACGAGGAgcgcacacaaaacacaaccacacagcTTTGGACTTGACTCGGACCAGACTGCAATCCAGCGAggaggaggaccaggaggaggaccaggaggaggaccaggaggaggaccaggaggaggaCCAGGAGGCGTTTTGCCTGACATGTTTGTCTCAGTCTTTCGTGTTTTTTGGGGACAGTCATCTTGTAATGTGACTCTGATTCAGAAGTCTAGATATGGGCGTGGACATGAGGGCGACTGTTAAAATCAAGCGAATGAACGTTTCGTGGGAAGTTTGGGAGGAATTCATCCGACAGTATACTTGATTAACAGAAGCAGGTTTTCTGCTTGTGTCACAGATTCATTTCACAGCACACTGGATAAAAACCTGACTGATTTCACGAATAGTCCACTGATAAATCCTAAATCAAATCACAAAGCAGCGAGCGGCGGGAGGTCAGCGCGGCAGCTCCAGCATGTTTGTTTATCGGTCTCTGTGCAGCTTCTCCAGCGTCCGCGACACCACCGGCGTGATCTTAATGCCGAATAAAAAAGACGCGTACATCGCCTGCGGGTGTGAAAAGTGAAGCCAGTGCAGAAATGCTTTAAACCTGCAGTTTTTCAAAAAGCCAGCAGGGGGCAAATCTGTGACAACATCACagctatttttgcaattttcacttgcCGCCCTGCAATTTCCctgcaaataataatattaaaaacaactaaaaacatcacaacatgcgtcatgatttttttataaaagcgGCCATAAAATCTGACTTTTCGGGCTGCAGCAATCCCGAAAAACAGCCTGCAAAATCCTAAAAGGGACTGTCTGTCATGAACCTTTCATCCATGGAAGTTTAATACATATGAAACTTTCTTCCagccaaaaaagtcaatcaGTCATCTCAGTTTGAGCTGAGCAGGAACCTCGCAGGTGCGGTCACTGGAGGACACACCACAGTGCATAGTCAGTGGACTACATACCCAGaagtaaaacttaaaattaggaacttttttggcatatgtGCTTGCAGTTTATGGACTGAGTCGGTGCCATCTTTGTGCCCAGCATCCAGATCTAATAATACATCAAtagtccaaatatggtcacttctggctccaaaaatccccCAAGAAGATGGCTATCAGGGGCTgactgatatttgtttttcatgtccaacaccgatactgattattagtacaTAATGAggccgataaccaatatttggaaccgatatgcatttacaataaaaatgaaaatatttatgtcaaaatttagaattcaGAATACAACAAACTCCTGAACAAAACTTTGCTGCCTTTAGCagatcaaaactaaaactttaaacattatatacagcaagttacctgtaagtttttttttataaattcaagtgaaaatttaaatgaaaaataaataattaaaaatggcttcgtgaggttttacaaagtaaaagttcctcccatgctgacactttctttgtagCTTTTAAGTAGTTAATTTTAtctgcgatcattaaaataaaatgctgatgcagataatcggcaaaatgccaaatatcggcccgatgatctgttgacccctaatgGCGATGGACGAAAAGATAATGCACAAACCGACGTGCGACACCGCGGTGATCACGTCCGCTTCGTTCATACAGTCTGAAACGCTCTTTGGAAAATCGTcaggttttgaaaaatgtgtttaattttcttCAACTTTGCCCTGGTTACCATGACGACCTGCTGAGGACGAGTGAACGTAGTCTGTCTTAAAACAACAGTGACGTACAGCATCAACGCGAAATAATTCTGCCGCTGTGATTCCTCCTCTTCATACGAGGAGTTCTGTCTTTGTGATCCCAAATGTAAGATTCAGGACAAAATCCACATTCTTGCTTTGATTTTAAAGGTTACCTGACGTTAATCTGAGGCTTCAGATGAACGTTTCGACAGAGAATGAGGACTGTGTATCTGAATGAAGTGGAGGAATAATTACAGCAACCAAAAAcggttaaaaagaaaatgaacgTGTCCTTTAAGACCTCTGCACTGAAGACATTCAGCTGTCCAGCACTCCCCTTTTTAACCTCCAATTTAGTCTTTTTGTTTCAATTTATAGTCACTCATATTCCAACAAATTGTGCCATTACGTTCAGAAAATGTtacttgttttctctgtttcatttcCGGCACTTGAAgctttttgcagctttttcgCAGCAGCGTGCAGCCCGGCTGCTAAATCACAGCGAGCTTGTTTTTATGGAAATACTTGACGAATATTGTGTCTCCTGTCAGAAAAGTGCAGCTGCTTCTGAAGCGTTTGTGTCCGTGGAATATGGGCGACTTATTTTAGAGAGCATTTAGCGAAGTCTTTGACACACGGGGGGACGTCAACCCTTCTGTCGGCAAAGTTAGAAATGTTTAGGTGAAATATttattgaggatttttttttttttagatttacatttttttatttctcgaTTATTGTTTCAGGGCTTTGTTTTGATACCTCCCGGTCGGTTTCTGtcgtgctgatgctgtgatcgtTGTAACTCATGAAATAACGCCTCGGCTCTCCTGCGGTCCGCCTCCACACAGCGCCGAAATCACCTGCAATCCAATCAGGGATtggatgtaaaataaaattaattaattgggGGTGGTGAACTCAAATGTTTGACCCTGCTCACCTGCCACACATTCAGCTGTGCGTTGCAGATTTTGAGAAGGGAtggatatttttatgtttgtggtAAGCTTTTGGTgtgttcttcaaaaacatgataagGGTTTGTGAGGCTTATTGATGAGACTTGATATGGGAaatgaaaacttaaaatatgCTGTTGTTTCACATTGACCTTTTCATGTAAGGCCCAGTCATTTGTTACAACTGTACTATTctactttttcattaaaatatgaaaaaaaagtgagaagagGATGAATCTTTAAACATCTCATTTGTGAGGTTGTAATTTAAtgcttatatttttaattttgggtgaatcatgttttttaacactttctaAACTACCCTGAACAAAAATTAACACTTTCACAGGTTTAaagctgccttcacgtgctcctctGAAACATCGTGTTTACTGTATTTACGAGCACGTGATCCAAAGTCGTAATTACGAGAGGGGAATTGGGATATTTCAAAGATATCCGAGCTGTGACATTTTAGGGCagcagaaagcatggaaacagtgtcaacaattgacagtaaaaaaacaatatatttcattattttgttcctagtagcttcCATTTACTTTACCTCTGTTTTAGTTTATGCATCCatcaaggacaaatgaaatgatgttttttaaactttgtttcaaaaaattaccaataaatctaccttctacctttgAAAGCTgcagcaaacaagcaaacatttAACTCCAAAGCAGCCAGGCAAGCGCACTGACACCGATAACGTTATTTTGTGACACGAGTTGCCGCCTTGACGTCATAAACGCacggcaaaagtcaatgtttgatCAATGgtgagaaacttttttattaattcacgtattaaatataaatttttcaTATGGTATTGGTGTAAACTGACATCCATGTAGTGACcgagattaaatataaaaataatatatataatgtatatattaaaaaaataagataacatataaaaatataaatgaactgGCGCTCTTGTTTAAACGCTGTCAGCGTTacaaaaatgttgttcccattTTATGACCTTAAAACATGTGAACACAACCAAGTCGAaagaacgacttcccaactcggaaaaATACGACCTCcagacatcacatgaacgcagcaaaGGTTAAAGATCTAACACTTTTTTCAAGCACTCAATAGatacatttctctcaaattttgtctGTGTTAGTGAGCTTTTTCAGTTACAACGAAACAGAAtacctttattgtcattttacaggTGCGTACAACAAAATTTAGTTGCAATACCTGAGTGGAGCGCAATAAAGTAAGAATAAAAGACCAACCAAAGacatttcatttgatttctttcaaaaaccaaccaaaagttagtaaaaggtgacaaaaaaatatctgtgaatTAAATGGGGAGGATTATTTGACAAAACTATAAACTTTATATTTCTCCTaattttatatgtattatatatttaaaattatttcacagattaaaaaaaaatatatgtctgtgtgtgtatttatatatatgtgtaagtatatgtatttaaataaatggtCCGCAATAAATCTGCAAAGGTCCTTCCAGAATTTCTTGGTGTGAGAACAATGCCCCAAAATACGTACAACAGTTTCAGAATATTCATGACAGATAGAGCAgcttgtgtttatgtgttttcaaaaatatatatttctgcatGTAGTGGtgcaaatattatttatttatctgttttatatgtattattattattattattattattattaatagtagcagtagtagtagcaggTCAGGTTAAATGCATGCAATTAACTTAAAACAAAGATAGTTATagcattatattatttattttgttaaattattattttaatgattattatagACCTTCCAACATACAATGTCTGCAGGACCACATAGTGAACGTTATAGTACTCATACAAATGAAGCGTTTGAAGAATAAAACGAACAGCTAACAGAAAAGgacaataaaagcagaaattaagcaaaaattAAGCGttataaaatttattttgaaagcgtGTTACGTCATGACGGCGGTGCGTCAGCGCAGGCTCCGCCCTCCTCGAGGGACGCGCACATTCCTATTGTCCAAGATGGCGGCGTAGGTGCAGACCCTCCGCggctgacatgtttttaaacgTTTTTTCGTCTTTATTTCGACATTTATGCAAAAATTCAGCGTCCGGAGTGATAGCGTGTCTTTACCGAAACCGTCGCCGGCCACGTTGTCTTTGCTAACACCCGCGGAATTCGCTCCCGAGGCCGGATTCCCGCTGCAGGCACCGAAAAGTTTGAGCCCCATCCTCCGGTGAAGATGAAGAGGCAGGCCGGGAGAGACGCCAGCCCGTCCAGGGCCGCCGCCAAGCGGATCCGGGAACGGGAGCGAGAGAGCGCGCGGAGAGAGgagctgccgccgccgccgctggcTCTGCTGCTGGCGGACAGCCGGGGCTACCACCGCCGGAGCCGGAGCAGGGAGCGGGAGAAGCCGCGGCTCCGGGAGGACCGGACGGCCGCGCTGGAGCTCCACCACCGGCACGAGCTCAGCCTGCTCGGCCGCCCGCCGCTCCGGACCACCGCGGTGGAGCTGCCCGCCGCCCGGCCGGGCACCCTGGAGTACAAAACCCTGCTCATCAGCAACCTGGGCTCGCAGGTGTCGGACGAGGACGTGGAGGACGCGCTGTTTCACGAGTTCAAAAAGTTCGGGGACGTGAGCGTGAAGCTGTCGCACACGCCGGAGCTGGGCCGGATCGCCTACGTCAACTTTCGGCACCCGGAGGACGCCAAAGAGGCCCGGCACGCCAAAGCCTCCAGGTTAGTTTTGGGGGACCGGCAGCTTAAGATCGAGCCCATGTACGTGAGGAGGCGGAGCGTGACGCCGCCGGACGCCGGGTATTTACCTCTGCACGCGCCGTACCCGTACAGACAGCGGTCCCTGTCACCGCCGGGTCCGGGTGTGAGCAACATCAGGGACATCAGAGCCAGACACTACGCCCTGGAGACCCTGGGGCTCGGCAGGGAGCGGGAGCGGCTGCTGGATTATTACGGCATGTTGGACGAGCGGGGGCGGCCTTACGGCTTCCCCCCGATGCCCGTGGTGGAGGATCTGAAACCGGAGGACGACCAGCGGGCCACCAGCAACCTGTTCATCGGGAATTTGGACGGTAATGTGACAGAGGCGGAGCTAAGGAGGGGCTTCGACAAGTACGGCATCATTGAGGATGTTGTGATTAAGCGCCCGGCTCGCGGACAGGGCGGGGCGTACGCTTTTGTGAAGTTTCAGAACCTGGACATGGCCCACCGAGCCAAGGTGGCCATGCAGGGGCGACTCATGGGCGGAAACCCCATAAAGATCGGGTATGGTAAAGCGAACCCCACCACACGGCTCTGGGTGGGTGGTCTCGGGCCCGGGAACTCCCTGGCCGCCCTCGCTCGGGAGTTTGACCGTT
This DNA window, taken from Plectropomus leopardus isolate mb chromosome 2, YSFRI_Pleo_2.0, whole genome shotgun sequence, encodes the following:
- the manf gene encoding mesencephalic astrocyte-derived neurotrophic factor — protein: MLSLSGLSVALALALVPGPGEALNEGECEVCVSFLGKFYQSLKDNNVEFKAADIEKSLLKSCKDAKGKENRFCYYIGATSDAATKIINEVSKPLSYHVPVDKICGKLKKKDSQICELKYDKQLDLTTVDLKKLKVKDLKKILEEWGESCKGCAEKTDFIRKITELMPKYAPAAARARTDL